In Colletotrichum higginsianum IMI 349063 chromosome 3, whole genome shotgun sequence, a genomic segment contains:
- a CDS encoding Carbonic anhydrase has protein sequence MLSKALLNALALASGAVACPGHENYISEGLGKRVVVSGPAPPPTDWAYEASFNWGRINPNYTLCQTGTQQSPIALSLNHGLSLNHIVTFDYPEKTKGNFYNWNFGPAFTVSRPDGVWTENPSASFDNTTVYLKGWHIHSPADHSVNGDRSKAELHLVHVDEEGHEKAVMAIRLDPGNSNNTFFDQLPPMIGFNQTGSQEEIEINIQLALDSVLRFNEFWTYQGSLTSPPCREGIRWFVARQVLFTGVEQMRNILGASTYSARAEQEVWQHRINQ, from the exons ATGCTGTCAAAAGCCCTTCTCAACGCCCTGGCGTTGGCATCCGGTGCCGTTGCCTGCCCTGGCCACGAAAACTACATCTCTGAGGGCCTTGGAAAACGGGTGGTTGTTTCGGGGCCTGCGCCTCCGCCGACGGACTGGGCCTACGAGGCTTCGTTCAACTGGGGCCGCATCAACCCAA ACTACACATTGTGCCAGACGGGTACTCAGCAATCGCCAATTGCCCTCAGCCTCAACCACGGCCTGTCCCTGAACCACATTGTCACGTTTGACTACCCGGAGAAGACAAAGGGCAACTTTTACAACTGGAACTTTGGACCAGCATTTACCGTTTCCCGCCCAGACGGCGTCTGGACAGAGAACCCGTCGGCTAGCTTCGACAATACGACGGTGTACCTGAAGGGCTGGCATATTCACTCGCCAGCCGATCACTCGGTGAACGGCGATCGGTCCAAGGCGGAGCTCCATCTCGTTCATGTTGACGAGGAAGGTCATGAGAAGGCCGTGATGGCCATCCGTCTTGACCCAGGCAACTCGAACAACACATTTTTCGATCAACTGCCGCCGATGATTGGGTTCAACCAAACGGGGTCCCAAGAGGAGATCGAGATCAACATCCAACTGGCGCTTGACAGCGTCCTGAGATTCAACGAGTTCTGGACGTACCAGGGTAGCTTGACGAGCCCCCCTTGCCGCGAAGGCATCCGGTGGTTTGTGGCACGTCAGGTGTTATTTACCGGTGTTGAGCAGATGAGAAACATCTTGGGCGCAAGCACGTACAGCGCGCGGGCGGAACAGGAGGTCTGGCAACACCGCATCAACCAGTGA
- a CDS encoding Transcriptional regulator medusa-like protein, protein MSAAKFDCASYKHFEPDFHPQRPIIIGEEGLDSPETVTLKYEEAVARANGDLRGDSPPGGLLPMSHYGKQQPGTIHGYDATRGYQDAAYQQYGQQSYPAQHGGAAQLTAAQMNQDAFAANSAVGSYMPVGVGPSVVSCQPSSGMAGTKVMVKVSSPYDLLSVAPYFSLVFGAQKVSGHTIKDAQDSTSCMLTISAEAPPFGVTSCNSDNVPVTLLIETESGEEVSRTAAGQFVYHDAGPGASSDDITRKVSKSPEQQHHSPRSASTQLGNEASTNTAYDFATAPHQPAPSPYGNNNFSQDNSNNGNMLSAYRTNSFAEQQHYSRAAPPPLRPPMPGWQAYGRTPGPPITHTQISRPSLTPLPMPSATTPQLVRTSSIPSSPGGGQQAGYNHWGSYSNKAVLKIVGKLDSMAVDWSPEEWSNRRRIVMFNKKQSGSTLTTSFRPVNVNERPPNSICISCIWWAEKNECYVTSVDTIYLLEQLVVAPARFTVEEKNRIRRNLEGFRPLTVSKAKADSEEFFKIIMAFPNPKPRNIEKDVKVFPWKILESALKKIIGKYSASPSSTLPASHLLTPTPVSAYPPPLPTPPAPTVAQDHVSAYGVPSQVHADGLTSPRSITGSNQSWPAYSTGPPRNLSPTLTAVSPRQSGLRLAAPLPAVTGYDNRSMATHSYGSGLHTPLGNHHTPPMAPGRWDPTIPAMHAPTTYAEQYQSMSSHHAPGHQVYGGDGYGDGAQRA, encoded by the exons ATGTCTGCTGCGAAGTTTGACTGTGCTTCCTACAAGCATTTCGAG CCCGACTTCCACCCTCAGAGGCCCATCATCATTGGCGAGGAAGGCCTCGACTCGCCCGAGACGGTGACTCTCAAGTACGAAGAGGCAGTTGCGCGGGCAAACGGAGACCTTCGGGGCGACTCCCCGCCAGGTGGTCTCCTTCCCATGTCCCACTACGGGAAACAACAGCCTGGCACAATCCACG GGTATGATGCGACCCGTGGGTATCAGGATGCCGCATACCAGCAATATGGTCAGCAGAGCTATCCTGCCCAGCACGGCGGTGCGGCTCAGCTCACGGCGGCTCAAATGAACCAGGACGCCTTTGCAGCAAACAGCGCAGTCGGATCATACATGCCGGTGGGCGTGGGTCCGTCGGTGGTGTCCTGTCAACCGAGCTCGGGTATGGCTGGCACAAAGGTCATGGTCAAGGTGTCGTCTCCGTACGATCTGCTCAGCGTGGCGCCCTACttctctctcgtcttcgGTGCGCAAAAGGTGTCGGGACATACCATCAAGGACGCCCAGGACAGCACCAGCTGCATGCTGACCATTTCGGCCGAGGCGCCGCCATTTGGGGTCACCAGCTGCAACAGCGACAACGTGCCGGTTACGCTGCTGATTGAAACCGAGAGCGGCGAGGAAgtctcgaggacggcggcaggCCAGTTTGTATATCACGACGCAGGCCCAGGTGCTAGCTCGGACGACATCACGAGGAAGGTGTCCAAATCACCTGAGCAACAACATCACTCCCCCAGGTCAGCAAGCACCCAGCTCGGCAACGAAGCCAGTACAAATACCGCCTACGACTTTGCCACGGCTCCGCATCAGCCGGCGCCCTCTCCCTATGGAAACAACAACTTTTCGCAAGACAACAGTAACAACGGCAACATGCTCAGCGCCTATCGAACAAACTCCTTTGCGGAGCAGCAGCACTACTCTCgtgcggcgccgccgccgctccggCCACCGATGCCTGGGTGGCAGGCATACGGGAGAACGCCGGGCCCGCCCATCACGCATACGCAGATCTCCCGCCCAAGCCTGACGCCGCTGCccatgccgtcggcgacaaCCCCCCAGCTCGTCCGGACCAGCTCCATCCCCAGCTCGCCCGGCGGAGGACAACAGGCGGGCTACAACCACTGGGGCTCGTATTCCAACAAGGCGGTGCTGAAGATTGTCGGGAAGCTCGACAGCATGGCAGTGGACTGGTCGCCGGAGGAGTGGTCGAACCGGCGTCGCATTGTCATGTTCAACAAAAAGCAGTCGGGATCCACGCTGACGACGTCGTTCCGACCCGTCAACGTCAACGAGCGCCCCCCCAACAGCATCTGCATCAGCTGCATCTGGTGGGCCGAGAAGAACGAATGCTACGTCACGTCCGTGGACACCATCTACCTGCTCGAGCAGCTGGTGGTGGCCCCGGCCAGGTTcacggtcgaggagaagaaccGCATCCGCCGCAATCTCGAGGGATTCCGTCCGTTGACGGTCAGCAAAGCCAAGGCAGACTCGGAGGAGTTCTTCAAGATCATCATGGCGTTCCCGAACCCCAAGCCGAGAAACATTGAAAAGGACGTCAAGGTCTTCCCGTGGAAGATCCTCGAGTCGGCGCTGAAGAAGATCATTGGCAAATACAGCGCCagcccctcgtcgacgctcCCAGCCTCGCACCTCCTGACACCCACGCCCGTCAGCGCGTACCCCCCGCCCCttccgacgccgccggcaccgaccGTGGCACAGGACCATGTCAGCGCGTATGGTGTCCCGTCACAAGTGCACGCGGATGGCTTGACCTCACCGAGATCCATCACAGGGAGCAACCAGAGCTGGCCGGCTTACTCGACGGGGCCACCGCGCAATCTCTCGCCGACGCTCACGGCCGTGTCCCCTCGACAGTCTGGACTTCGCCTGGCTGCGCCTCTACCCGCCGTGACAGGCTACGACAACCggtcgatggcgacgcaTTCATACGGCAGCGGGCTGCACACGCCACTGGGGAACCATCACACCCCACCCATGGCCCCTGGACGATGGGACCCTACCATCCCGGCCATGCACGCGCCGACAACATACGCGGAGCAGTATCAGTCCATGAGCTCCCACCATGCCCCCGGCCATCAAGTCTACGGTGGTGACGGATACGGGGATGGAGCGCAACGGGCGTGA